In Miscanthus floridulus cultivar M001 chromosome 8, ASM1932011v1, whole genome shotgun sequence, the sequence ATGTACGATAGAAAAAGGAGGAGTTAGCCGTAGATTAATCACTAGTAATGACGACCAATGCAAGAGAGAAGGTAGCTAGCCTGCAAGCatccgaaatgagcttgcacgcGCACTTGCTTGGCGCAAGTGGCAGTGGCAACCGCGAGCCTGCGAGCTTGCAGCCAGCCAGCCGCACCTTGATTGGCGACGCCTGTGGACCATCATCCTGCTGTGGCCTGCCTGTGGGGCTCTTGACACCTCGAGTTGACCATCTAGTTCTTCTCGACCGATCGCAGATGACCAGACCGTTTGATGCAGCTTATGTGATCGTGCAGAATCTCTTTGTCGGAGACGCCAGTGAAGAAATGCAGATTACTCTGCTTATTTTGCTTGTTGTTAAGCTGCAACAGGAAAAAAAATACTACTCTATCGCGCTTGACACAGCTTTTGCTTGATCTGCAGAGGCTAGATATTAAACTAAGTTAATTAACAGGGACTACTAAGCTGTCTGCTCCGCTGCTAATAAACAGACGATGATGGCTTTGGCCCCCATGCCAGCAGCCAGCAGGGACTGGGGAGCCCAGGTACCCAAACGTGCGGCCTCGTCTCGTATTTTGCCGTGGAGTTGAAACACCTGTCCCTGTCACGGCAGATGGAGTTTGTTTGTTTTGGCACACAGCTGTTCGTTAGCCCGCGGGATATGCTAGCAGCTAGcgactcctctctcctctccgTTGGAAGACAGAGACGAGGGTGTTGGAATGAGAGGGACTTTTCGCTTTCGATGATTCCAACCAATTCCTTTGTAATTCTGAATTCTCTTCCTCGGAACTGAAAAAAAAATGAACGGGGCTGCAGCAAAAAAAAAGTCCCCCAACTCTGTATTATAGCAATCAATTAATATAAGCTTTTGCATTGAAATGTACATCTGTGGACACTAAGGAAACGAAATTTAAATGGAAATGTCTATTACACGATCGAGGAAATTAGAGAAAATGGAATGAAAAAAAATTGGAAATGTCTATTACACAACCGAGGAAATTAGAGAAAATGGAATGTAATCCAATCGAAAGAGCGGCAGCGGTCTTGGGCTGCATATATGGTAACTACAGTAATAATAATCAAATTAACAGCGGTGGGAGTAAATCGGCAGTGAGTGCGCCTCTTGGATTAGCACCGACGCCGAGAGCTACGCGAGAAGCAACGCAACATTCGGTAGTACCAAGATTCTACATACCCCTAGCAAGACGCACGGAATGATTGGGTTTACCGCAGCTATGAGCTTCTTCAACTCCGGCGAGCCGGGGGCTCTGTGCGTGCGGTCAGCACGCGTAGTAGTCGACGAGCTCGTCGAGGGACTCCGGCTGCGGGTCCGCGTTCTCCAGCATCCACAACAGGTGCTCGAACAGCACGACCTCGCAGCCGACGACGGTAGCGGTACCCGCCGCTCCCCCGttggcgccgccgctgccgccggtgcGGTCGACGAGGGTCTGGAACAGCGGGTGGCCCACGAGCTCCTCGGCGATGAGGTACCGGCGCCGCGACTTGCCGACGTAGACCGGGTGCAGGCCCTTGGGCACCTCGTCCGCGCCGTGGAACGacgacgcgccgccgccgccggagacgATGGCACCGTCGTCGTGGATGGCCGGTGGTGACGTGCGGGCGATGCGGCTGGACGAGTTCCACCTCCTGATCATGCACCGCAGCTTGCCCAGCCCGCCCTTCGCCATTGGATGGGTGCCCTCCGCCGCCTCTTCTCCTTTGATGCGACGCGGTAGCCAACGACCCACGACCACGAATTCtgtgtggagagagagagagagagagagagagagagagaggttttAGCGAGAGAATTCAGGAGCACGGTGGTGATGATTGGGAAGGCAGCGGAGGCGACGACGGCCGGAAGCTGCTTATATAATCGGGAGCTCCTCCAACTTGAGAGGGCAAACTGGCCCGGGACCGCATGTCGACGGGCTCGTCGGACGAGACCCTGGAGCGTATTTGCCTGGGCCCAAACCCTTCCTGGACGGCTGGAccttcctgtgcttcgtttggatTGAGCCCTGATGATTCCTGAGCCAGGCAAAGTGCGTGTGCAGCGAGGCAAGCAAAATTGTGCGCCTGGGGCCTGCATCCAGAGGTAGCCTGGAACACAACTTAATCattatttttatttgaaaacataaTAATCTGTTACTATTAGTCTGTTATTAAATATATGAGAGTTTGTTATTATAAACATACAATATTAGCGTGTAAAGTATAATTAAGTTGTTAATTGTAGTCAACTTTTTATTAAATTATTTTtagttaataaaaaaatgatattaATCTAAATCATCTAGTTCATTAATCAAGCTATATAAGTATATATGCTAATCTCACATCATAGATATTTTCATACACATCCATGTTATCCATATCCTCTCGTTAATATTCTCGGGCAGAGACCTCCAACCAAACATTTTTCAGACTTGCCTGACGAGACAATTATCACCAACTTTTGTTGGTGACAAAAACCACTCAGGCATCCTTTGAGCACAATAGCGTTGGAAGTGAAGTGTTGAATCGAAGATTTGTTGTAAGATTTACGAGACTCTAGCATAATTTGAGAGAAATTTTGTACCATGGGCAGTTTCTTATGTCAAAAATGCTTGTGGTGTATTACTGTGTTGCAGATGGtgatttagggcttgtttggattaGCTAAAACTAAGAAAAACTCTAAAACTAATAAAACCTTTTGGATTAGCTAAAACTAAAAAAACTATAGCTAATAAAAAGTAAAAGCTGGTTAATAAAAAGCTAGGGTTATTTGGATCACTCAACTTATAGACAGgtggattgtttttttttttgaaaggtcaGCAGGGGAAGCCCCCTACCTATTTTTTGGTATTTTATATATATGAAAAAAGGAGTACAATATATACAAGTTACAAGGCTCTCAAAGCCAAAGGGAAACGGACAAACAAACATTAAGAACAATTCTCGCACCACCTAATAAGGGGTAGACAGGTGGATTGTTGATACATATTGATGTAAATGTCTCTGTTTGCTGCTACAAACTAGGTTGGAGCCACCTAATGGATTATTGCTAGTTGGGTTATTGTCCTTTTATTAGTTATTCAATAAGCTTATTACCTCTGTTTGGATGAGCTATAACTTTTATTAGCAATCTTTTATTAGTTTTAGTTgatccaaataggcccttagAAAAAGCATGCGCATTTGTAGAGGTACCACATTAAGAAAGCACACGTGAAAAACTATTTACACAAGTAATTGATGTAATAAGCACCTATAAATACtactccctctatttcaaattatatgaCTTTTTAGATATATTGTTTTATTATGTATCAAACATATttatatatctaaatgcataacaagagctacgtatctagaaaagcctagacatcttataatttggaattgagggATAGTAGAACGATACCCCACATATTGCTGCTAGACTTTCTTAGGAAATAAAAGTGTTGCATATATGAGTTGGACATACATGTGTTCTTTCATCAGTTCTGATAAAAGGCAAGGTAATAGAAAAATCCAATACAAGCAACTAACAGAATATTAGATCAAATTATAAGATGATGGAAAAGCATAAACAAATAGCTTTGTTTGAATGCCTTGTATTTTTGATAGATTTAAAATAATAATTAAAGATAGTGGAGGATGATGTGGAT encodes:
- the LOC136473231 gene encoding auxin-responsive protein SAUR76-like gives rise to the protein MAKGGLGKLRCMIRRWNSSSRIARTSPPAIHDDGAIVSGGGGASSFHGADEVPKGLHPVYVGKSRRRYLIAEELVGHPLFQTLVDRTGGSGGANGGAAGTATVVGCEVVLFEHLLWMLENADPQPESLDELVDYYAC